gcaTCAAATTAACAGTTGTACACATTTTAGTGGTCTATGCGTAACCTTGTAAAtcatattgttattttatgtaaattacAAGGTGGCCAACCCTCTTATGTGCTATGTGGGGCCAGGAAGCGCCCATAAATAATGACTCCTTCGAGGAGCCGGAAGTTGTAACTTGCTCTGCAGTTTCTTACcatattcttattcaattctGATCTAATTCCTTGGATTTGGAGATCAGTCTTCCCCTCCTTAATTTCCTCATAGGGTCGACATGGGTTGCCAAGATGAGCCTTTGGTTCAACAAGTCCGCGAGTTGTTTGAGCAAATCTCAAGCCTCAAGAGCCTCAAACCCTCCAAAGATGTCAACATGCTCTTCACCCAACTCGTGCTCACATGCATGCCACCAAGTCCAATTGATGTAACCAAGCTGTGTAATAGGGTGCAAGAAATGAGGTCAAAACTCATTAGGCTTTGTGGGGAGGCTGAGGGACTTTTGGAGAGCCATTTCTCTACCATCTTAGGTTCCTATGAAAACCCTCTTGACCATCTCCATATTTTTCCTTACTATTCTAATTACCTCAAACTTAGCCTCCTTGAATTCACCATCCTTACCCAACAATATTGCACCCAATATCATGTCCCTAACAAAGTTGCCTTTGTGGGCTCTGGTCCCCTTCCCCTAACATCAATTGTCTTGGCCTCCAATcacctcaccaccaccacctttcACAATTATGATATCGACCCTTTAGCCAATTCAATGGCCGTTCGTTTAGTTTCATCTGATCCTGACCTTTCAAAAAGAATGTTCTTCCACACCAACGATATCATGAATGTAACAACTGCTTTAAAAGATTACGAAGTGGTTTTCTTGGCTGCTCTTGTGGGCATGGACCAGGAGGAAAAGGTCCGAGTCATCGATCATTTGGCCAAGTACATGGCTCCAGGAGCTCTTTTAATGCTGAGGAGTGCGCATGGTGCTCGTGCTTTTCTCTATCCGGTGGTTGATCCTTGTGATCTTCGTGGATTTGAGGTTCTTTCGGTGTTTCATCCCTCTGATGAGGTTGTTAATTCAGTTGTCATTGCACGTAAATACCCAATGCCTACACACTCACTTGAGCAGCAGAGTCTTGGCCCCATGATATTGCCTACTTGCAAGTGTTCTGAAATTCAAGCCTTCAACCCTTTCAACCACGGCAACATGATTGAGGACTTCTCCATTGATGAGCGCCAACTTTCTTAAAGTCCTTAAATCTCACCAAGAATTACTCTTGTCTATGAAGTTATAATATAAGGGTATTGAGACATTCAATATTGCTTCTATCATATGTTCGTTGCAATATGTCTAACTTGTTTACATACCCACTCGAAGCATGTTTCTATTTTGTCATGTACTTCTAgcatctttaaataaaaaggtTTAAATGTGTGTTTCAGAATTTTCTTCTACTTAAAACTTGGTAATCCATTTATTTTCAGTAAATGGTTGACAAGCCATGGCAGCTATCATTGGATATATATGATCGATGGGAGATAAATGTTGTTCTTTTGAATTCTTGTATCTTCTTGCTAAAGTTCTCCATTTTCATAGTTTCTTGACCTAAAAGGAAAGGTCTTAGAAAAGACTTGATTAAGAATATTGATCACACCGGATTGATCACAACAAAATTTGGcatcattaattattaattcaatTCTATAACTCCAATCAGTTAACAAGAAACTTtcggttatatatatatatatatattatatagatgctGACAATTAGGCAGAAAGATTTATTTTAGCTGATATCATGCCTTTTGTCTTAAACATCTTGATCTCAGTCCACTTTAATCTCTTCTTTGTGGATAACGTATCTTATACATGGTGATATCAGTGAGTGGAGTCCTGCAGGGAGAGAGAGCAAAGAAAAGACCAATTTGAGAGAGACCCTTTTTTTGGTTGGGTTCTGCGATCATGTTTTTGCAGTTACTACGGGTACTGCTGCAACGATACATGATACAATTATATGTATCATAGTGGTGGCTATCTTTAACTGTTAGTTGGACAGCAAGTTGTTTGGGAAAACATCAATTGTGTCTAGTCATGTTGTCTTTGTGGGGTGTGGAAAACAACAAATTCTGTCTACTCAttttgtctatatatatatcttcgaTAATTAATGGCTCCAAGAGGTACTGGTAATTAGTTGTTGCCATTTGTTTGCAGCTTCCGAATCAACTCTAAAACCCTTGTAACTATAACATCCGATCCTATATATGATaagatatttcatttcattaaagCCAGCCCATTTTAGGTTTTGCCGGATTAAGTCCAAGGAAAAAcaacatgattttttatttggtaGCCAGGATCAAcgttaatattataataagctAAACTCCCTTTGACTACTACTACGTACTTcacaattgatatatatatatatatataatcagagTACTTCGGTCATTTTGAAGTAATACGTACATGATGGttattgaaataattaattaattatgatgaATATATGAACTGACTTTAGGTTATTTCTTAAGGAAAAACTTCAAATAGGCCAGactgttactttttttttttaaaagcttaAATCTAGCTCGATCCAGGCCCAGATTAGAAATAGAATTAAAGTTATTCGGGGGGGTTAATTACACTGTTACAGTAAATTAATGAGGAAGTTCGTTCTCACATGGGTAAGGCCGATGATCTCTTGAAGTTTTTATACAAGATTTAGAAATGAGAAATCtagcacatatatataaataataataaatattgaatgACTTGTTCCGCTCGTGTATCTAGCTAATTaataatttctccattaattCAAGACCTTAATTATAAAGAATTCGGACATACATAAACTCAAAGGAAATGTTAATCGATCATTCACACATATTTGAGAATaaagtactactatatatatatatatgataatcatcaattttcttatttaccaaacacacacacacacacacacacacatatatatatatatattaataaagctAGGCATTTTCCTATCaattaattaagtttttaaTACGATAACTAATTATTTAATTAGGGCAGTACGTGTTTTCAAGGGGAGAGTAATTAAGGGTGTAATCCTAGCTTGCTTCTCATAACTATTTGATCACATATCCGATACCATATATAGTTTTTCATTTTCGTCATGCAAATTAAAAtatgagacaaaataataaattcatgtgATCAACGTACGTCTTAGCAATTAAGTTTTGGGAGCGCCGCGAAAATGTGTGAAGTAGTAATTAATcagtgtattaatttatatataattgaagcaattattatatataattaatgtatatgttctttgtttttcttttttctttaatataaaaAGCTCATCCTTCTTGTTCAAGTGGCCGCCAAGTCGCCAACCACATTCTTCGAGGGCAAAAGATTGTGTACGTCCTTAAAATTACCCAAAAGCTAGAACCTTGGGAATTAGATGTATCATGATGTGCTCATAAACCTTGGccaaaaaaacaatatatatatagttactcGATCTCGCGGGACGTTACTCTGATCTCCCTAGTGTAAGTTATTATTGTACAATATAATTCCTTGGCAGGTTTTGTGGGTTTTACTTATTGTACACTCTCCCATAACTCCATAATGTCGACATAGGCTGCAAAGATGTCAACATGCTCCATCTTCCCCCAAACTATGCACACACTTTATATTTGGAAAGCGGCCAACAATATTATTGCAGTACTAGCAAATTAAAGTGCCTTTCTTCTTCCTCGGCTCATCGATCCTTTCCCTGATCTCCACTTTTATCAATCGTCTAGGCAGCACCAATATATTCTCACCTCACCATCACTTCTTATATCATTAACTTGATCTGATTTATTAGCCAGTTCTTCAAAGTAATTTGCTGGCCCTggtgcatgctagctagctagctagcatataTGGTTTCAACTGAACTTGACCTTTTCATATTCAGTACTTTTCTTCAGCTCCCTGCTAATGATCATATGAAGTATGTTATATCATTTGGCTAATTAGTACAATATTATGGCCTCCGGATGCTTTTCTAATAATCATAGATGGTGCTCGATCGATCTAGCTTTTGTCAATTATCTGATGCCTGATTCCTGTGGTCTTAATTCATCGGTTTGAGGTTCTTAGTCTCATCTCACTCTTATTATTAGTTCATTTATCGCGGtgctaattaaaaatatatatgtttccaTGTCTATGTACGCACACCTGATCTAGAAGAGCTCTAAATGACATTCAATTTCTTTAACAGTGAAAACAGGCCGATTGAGGAAGTGTCCGCTGATCAGAAGAAacaatcatctctctctctctctctctctctctctctctctctctctctctctctctctctctctctctctctctctctctctctccccatcgTGAATTTTTGTCTTGTTGATCTATGTCTGACATGTTTTGCTACTCCAAACATGCatgttttgtttggtttgatCATGCAACTTCAATTTCAAGACAAAAGAAGGGCTCAATCtgtttttttactcttttaatTGATTTGGTaatctagctatatatatatgctagagAAGAGAATTCTCATGCCTTGACATGATGCGCCCACATTTATGTCAACTTCTTTATAAGAAAGATCATTGTTTAATCAGCTTCTTGCTAAGGTGGTGTTGTCTACTATTTTCGCAGTAAACTTTTCTTCACCTAAAATATTGGACGGCATTTGTAAAAGAGCGATCAATGTTCTGATCGATCTCTTATATGCAACGCTACATAGACTTGGCAACAAAATTATTAGCTATATTCAAACGGTATTTCTGCCTTGCACGttacttataattattatttgacTTCATTTTTCTAATTCCagtattatgttatatatataatatatgatgaCGCTTGGTAATTTGTTGGTCCAATTCATGATGATTTTGTTGGTATCTAGCTATAAGCTATATATATTGGCCAccttttatcttcattttataATTCAACGTTATGTTTCATGCTGGTTTCTTAATTTGTACATGCATGCTGCAGGATGACTCTtgtccttttatatatatatatatatatatatatatatatatatatatcttatctaTCAGTTAGGCGTACGTATTTCTTGTTAATTATATCTATCAAGGGTTATTTTTCCTGGAAGAATTCGAAGGAAAAAAGAATGGGATTAGAAGTCTGCAAACTAGGGATGATCaaagcttattttttttttttttgagctttGAAGCTCTCTTTGACAAATATCTCACAAATTAAGTTGACTTTTGATCAGTAGACAATTATCTCATGATCACAAAGTTCATGAATAACAGCAAGATCAGGTTCTATCTATATCTACATCAGACATGATAAAATAGATTTGGAGTGAGTTTCATCAGATCTGATAAGAGtttatgtatattaaattatgatcATGTCTGCATGATGAGATCAACTAAAACTCAGTGAACTAGCTGTACTTAAGCCTTAATTTCTTCATAAACTTGCAAGAGGATTCTAATCAAGTATTAAGAGATCAAGATGGTCTTGATCTCACATATATGAGGACTAATTACTGTCAATTCAATTATTCTCTTCCCCACCAAACATACATCTAaagatattttcattttctgtaATACTTTCCTAATTCCCAACATTAATTTTTTCCATGTAATATATGGCATCAAAATACTTCTTTCCCCAATTATTTGTTGAAAGAGTTGACAGAAATTTGAAGTAATCATGCACAGGGTAATTAATTAGTAAGATTAATTACATAATACACAGCaataagaataagaataagATTAGGTATTTTTCTAATAAGTATGATTAGTtcaaaaatttagattttttccttttggtaAACAATATATTACAAGAAAAACGGGCAATTGCGACCAAttaatagcaacgaaaagactattagcaaccaattggttgctaatagtcttttcgttgctattaaTTGGTCGCAATTGCCCgtttttcttgtaataattaattaataagaattGCATTATGGTACATGATTAATAATGTTGGTAAAAAATCCGAATGAATCCAAGTATGTTCGTTTCAAAGGCATTTTACCATTAAGTAAAATGTTCAATGATCAATTAAAAAAAGCTACATCCAAAGTATAATTATTCGAACAAAGTTGGAGTCATAAATCTTGAATTATCTTATAATTGCATAGGACATACGGACACGACATTGCATGTTAATTTTACATCTAGTTGCGTGACAGATTTGAATAAAGGAAgtcacattatttaaatcttgaTGAATAAGATAAACGTAGATTCACAAATTCTAAATTATCTTATAGTTGCATAAGGCATATGAATACGACGCTGTATATTAATTTTACATCTAGTTGCGTgacatattttgtataaaagaagtcacattatttaaatcttgaTGAATAAGATAAATGTAGATTCACAAATTCTAAATTATCTTATAGTTGCATAAGGCATACGGACACGACGCTGCATATTAATTTACATCTAGTTGCGTGACAGATTTGTATAAAAGAAgtcacattatttaaatctttgATGAATAAGATAAACGTAGATTCagaaacccaaaaatatttaaataataatgcgAGTACATAGTTAATATCCATATGATGTGTGCCCCACAACACCCCAAACAGATAACTCCTTTAGAGGACAAGAGAGTGTATTTAATTTAACCTTGAATAGTGTCTTTATAATACCACATCTTGTTTGCCTTGTCTGGAAGTCTCTCCCATAACCCCATAGTGTCGACATTAGCTGCCAAGAGCTtttggtaaaagaagaattttaGATGGTGAGCAAATTTCAAGCCTCGAGAATCGCAAACTCTCCAAAGATGTGAACATACTTGTGCTTACATGCATGCGACCAAGTCCAATTGATGTAACCAAGCTGTGCAAAAGGGTGCAAGAAATGAGGTCATAGCTCATTAGGCTTTGTGGGAAGGCTGAGGGACTTTTGGAAAGCCATTTAATCCTCTACCTTCTTGGGCTCACATGTAAACCCACTTGACCATCTCCATATTTTCCCATATTAATCTAATTACCTCAAGCTTAAGCCTCATTTGAGCTCACCATCCTTGCCCAACACTGCACCCATAACCCTTTTGCCTTTGTGGGCTCGGGTCCTCTTCCCCTACCTCAATTGTTTTGGCTTCTAAATTTCTTATCACCATACCACCACGACCTTTCACAATTATGATCAATCATGATATCGACACTTTAGCCAATTTGAAGGCTATTCGTTTAGTTTCATATCttgacttatcaaaaagaatgtTCTTCCATACCAATGATAATCATATGATGAATGTAACAACTGCTTTAAAGGATTATGAAGTTATTTTCTAGGCAGCTCGATCTAGTGGGCATAGACTAGGACGAAAAGGTCTGAAATCATCGATCATTTGGCTTAAGTCATAGCTCCAGAAGCTCTTTTGATGCCAAGGAGCGCGCATATGATGCTTGAGCTTTGCTCTATCCGGTGGTTGATCCATGTGATCTTCGTGGATTCGAGGTTCTTTCGGTGATTCATCCTATTGATGTGGTTATTAATTCAGTTGTCATTGCACGAAAATATCAAATGCCTATAAAGTAATGCTTGTCCCAAAAATATCATGTACCTGACATTTAAACCTTGTATCCTGGAACCTATTTTGAGGAGGAACTGGCACTTGATCAGATTCAACTCTCAAGACATCCATTTATGCGTGCTGGAAAAAGCCAGAAGGAACTGGCTCCTTCTGTCATACAAAACTAGTTTGTTTACTTATATACTAAATATTTCCAACATGTTTGATATTTTCATTCTGTCTActggaattttaatttttaatgatcCATTTCACTGCAAAAACTAGAAATTGGATCCTTCTATTGTttacttcttaaaaaaaaaaaaaaattctacttaatgCATATATTTAACTTGTTTTATTTACTTGAGAGATCTCTCTGTTTTCATCTTAAACTTGGAGCAATCCGTCTCTGAATTTTGTTCCGAGTGATTTTATTTCATGATCTCCCTAAAGTTGCATGTCTATTGAAGGGAAAAATACAACTTTTAATTTCTGTTGATCCAAAAGTCCCTTTAATGTTCAATCTGTCTCAATTCACGCAGTCATAGAATCAATTGCTTTATCTGTGGCGGACTTTGCACAAacattctattcatcatttctatatatcacatattatattttttttttctcttataaaatatgtgatatatgattgattagtaaaataattcaattaatttatgaagaataaaacaaaaaattaattttttttttttaaattatggtaTGTGATGTGTAGAGATCATGAGTAATAAAGCTGTTCTACGTTCTTATAATTTAGATTAATACACAATCGACGAATCTTGCAAGAGTGCACATTGTAACTTTGTGCTCGTCTACAATGCAATGTGACAAAGTCGATAATTTAGGGCATGTTTGGACATTatcagaatttttaaaattgtcaaaatttttcataattttattttcaaatattactcatatacaaaataattttcaattttaattttttaacatttttatataatcattatctaatcattattcaaacacaaaaatcaatataatttttataaacttcaaaacaaaacacaaaaattaatacaactttttcaaattttaaataattttttaactttataatatttttattcaaattttcctctcttatttttcaaaatctaataaaatatcttcgtTCAAATTATTTCAGTGCTACTTACAAAATTCTAAAATGCTCCAAGTATCCAAACAGGACTGAATTCGTATTAGAAAAAGTTGATATTCAAGAATGCAAAATGTAACTTGGGAATGAGCTGATAAGTATACAAATCTCATAAGTCCAAACTAACTGAATTGTAACAAAAGTATAGAACTAGACCAATTAGAGGCCCTGTTATTTGGTCATGCACATGAAGACTCGAATCTCCCTCAGGCTTCAACCTCAAAATCACGCAACTGTCAACATCCAAGCATCTTTGAGAGGCCCAGTTTGCAGGAAGACTTCTCTTCTTGAAGTTCCAAGCAGCATCTGTTGCCTTTTCTGGACCCAAACGTACTGCAGAGGGGAGTTTTTCACAAGCTTCTGCACGTAGTACTTGGTCATCACGTATATCGCTTAGCAATCATGTACTCAGCCTAAACAATTCCCAAGAAATGTTGTTCTTCCAtcatttattttgtcattttcaaATACATGATGTGTCATATTAACACcgatagtttttaaaataatatttgaatgaaTATGTTGAAAAAAAGAGTAGTgattacaaaatatattttgaataaaataataatatttatgatcAAATTGTTTCTTGTGAATAAGCCCAGAAACAATGTTTGCCCTACAATGCATTTGAAAAACAATTCCTACCAAGGCTAGCTTATGATCTATCAATCTTACCGAATTTTTAATTTGATCATTTTAATCTTTCCATCTCAATTCTGTACGTGATCCTACTCATAAAACTCACTCATATCACATCAGCACTAATGAGATGACAAAGTGtccactaaaattaaaaaaaaaaaattattaatgttaaatatagttttaagatGTGATGtgcatcattttaaaaaatatcgtTAAaatcgtttttatttttttataatatgaataccgtatttgtcaaatttattttttaaagaaaaaagaatgtgTAGACTTACACACCCTAATACTATACAAATCATAATActatacaaatcatttaaaaatagtatgtatttttagttaaaatacttaaaacgtTAACTAAAAGAAGGTATGCAGGGGGAGGACTTTTCACTAAATAACTTCTATTTAGATAAAATTAACAAGTGATTTGAAGGGGGTGTTATACAAAGGTCAAGATAGAAACTGTTTTGATTTGAAGTCATGTGGATTGGGGAGAAATGTTGTGAGACGATTGTAGAAAACTCATGGAGACAAAATTTAGAGAGGAATGATATGGCAGAGGTGATGGAAATGATTACTGATCATAGTAAAAGACTGGGAGTGTGGAATCGAAATACATTTGGAGGGGTCCGATATCAGCTAAGGAAGGCTAAATAGAAACTTCAACATGTACAAGAAAGAGACCCCACTTATGGTGATAGAGAGGCCCACATTTTAGCAAAAACAAAGGTTCAAACCTggctggagagagagaggagactaTGTGGATGCAAAGATCAAACACATTGTAGCTGAAGGAAGGGGACcaagattttagattttttcatataaaagctTTAcatagaaggaaaagaaatagtataaagaaattaaaagatgCAAATAGTGAATGGCAAGAGGGAGGTGCAAAGGATAGTATCATTGTGGACTACTTTCAGGACTTGTTCTTAGTTGCTAAGGAGAgagatcatattaattttctggaAAGCTTGGCTGGCAATGTGACATCTTCTATGAATGAAGAGTTATCAACGCCCTATACTGAAAAATAGGTGGTTGATGCATTGAAATGGATGAATCCTTAGGCTCTTGGACCAAATGGGATGGGcccaatttttttccaaaactttTTGCATGTTCTCGGCAGATCAGTGATAGCAGCAGTTTTACAAACTTTACAAATTGGTGAGTTTCCCACTGTTTTGAATCACACTTTCATTACTCTGATCCCAAAGACGAAAGGTATTGAGAAGATTGTAGATTTTCATCTCATCAGTTTAGCAATGTTGTCAATAAGTTGATTTCAAAGGTTATTGCTAATAGATTGAAGAGAATGCTTCCCTccattatttcttattttcaaagTGCATTTGTGCCTGACCAACTTATTACTGATAATGTTTTGTAGCTTATGAACTAATCCACCATTTGAAGCATAAGAAAGTTGGTAAACAAGGGTACATGTCTCTTAAGTTAGATATGAGTAAAGTTTACAATTGTGTTGAATAGAACTTCTTAGAAACCATTATGAATATTATGAGTTTTGAGAAGTTGATTGATATAATTATGCCGTGTGTGACCAGTGTgacttttttagttttaatcaaTGGAGAGCCAAAA
This genomic window from Carya illinoinensis cultivar Pawnee chromosome 7, C.illinoinensisPawnee_v1, whole genome shotgun sequence contains:
- the LOC122316727 gene encoding nicotianamine synthase-like, with translation MGCQDEPLVQQVRELFEQISSLKSLKPSKDVNMLFTQLVLTCMPPSPIDVTKLCNRVQEMRSKLIRLCGEAEGLLESHFSTILGSYENPLDHLHIFPYYSNYLKLSLLEFTILTQQYCTQYHVPNKVAFVGSGPLPLTSIVLASNHLTTTTFHNYDIDPLANSMAVRLVSSDPDLSKRMFFHTNDIMNVTTALKDYEVVFLAALVGMDQEEKVRVIDHLAKYMAPGALLMLRSAHGARAFLYPVVDPCDLRGFEVLSVFHPSDEVVNSVVIARKYPMPTHSLEQQSLGPMILPTCKCSEIQAFNPFNHGNMIEDFSIDERQLS